In one window of Streptomyces roseofulvus DNA:
- a CDS encoding glycoside hydrolase family 6 protein, translating to MSRRTTATAFALATVLLLTGGGCSSDGPAPSPVGPPATKGEAPAPTGGSPFWVDPESDAAKQVRQYEAQGRTDDARVLKRISEQPVADWPAGDDPVPEILRAVRGATAENRTAVFVAYNIPHRDCGMYSAGGAPDGQAYREWVDAFASAIGDASAVVVLEPDAVPHMVDGCTPGQYHEERSRLLTEAIERLKRQPRTRVYLDAGNPAWIDDPGKLVEPLRRAGISRADGFSLNVSNFQTNAAVRDFGATLSGLLGGMHFTIDTSRNGAGPLPGDRADAWCNPPGRSLGVPPTDRTGDALVDAYLWIKRPGDSDGQCRGGPAAGTWWPDYALGLARRAES from the coding sequence ATGTCCCGCCGTACCACCGCCACCGCCTTCGCCCTCGCGACCGTCCTGCTGCTGACCGGTGGCGGATGCTCCTCCGACGGGCCCGCCCCCTCCCCCGTCGGCCCGCCCGCGACGAAGGGCGAGGCCCCGGCGCCCACCGGCGGTTCGCCGTTCTGGGTGGACCCGGAGAGCGACGCGGCGAAGCAGGTGCGCCAGTACGAGGCGCAGGGCCGCACCGACGACGCCCGGGTGCTGAAGCGGATCTCGGAGCAGCCGGTCGCGGACTGGCCGGCCGGGGACGACCCGGTGCCGGAGATCCTGCGGGCGGTGCGCGGGGCGACGGCCGAGAACCGGACGGCGGTCTTCGTGGCGTACAACATCCCGCACCGGGACTGCGGCATGTACTCGGCGGGCGGGGCGCCCGACGGGCAGGCGTACCGGGAGTGGGTGGACGCCTTCGCGTCGGCGATCGGGGACGCCTCGGCGGTGGTGGTGCTCGAACCGGACGCGGTGCCGCACATGGTGGACGGCTGCACGCCGGGCCAGTACCACGAGGAGCGGTCGCGGCTGCTGACGGAGGCGATCGAGCGGCTGAAGCGGCAGCCGCGGACCCGGGTCTACCTGGACGCGGGGAACCCGGCGTGGATCGACGATCCGGGGAAGCTGGTGGAGCCGCTGCGGCGGGCGGGGATCTCCCGCGCGGACGGCTTCTCGCTGAACGTGTCGAACTTCCAGACCAACGCCGCGGTGCGGGACTTCGGGGCGACCCTGTCGGGGCTGCTCGGCGGGATGCACTTCACGATCGACACCAGCCGGAACGGCGCCGGCCCCCTCCCGGGCGACCGGGCGGATGCCTGGTGCAATCCCCCGGGCCGGTCGCTCGGCGTGCCGCCGACGGACCGGACCGGGGACGCGCTGGTGGACGCGTATCTGTGGATCAAGCGTCCGGGGGACTCGGACGGGCAGTGCCGGGGCGGCCCGGCGGCCGGGACCTGGTGGCCGGACTACGCGCTCGGTCTCGCCCGCCGCGCGGAGTCCTGA
- a CDS encoding methylmalonyl-CoA mutase family protein gives MDADAIEEGRRRWQARYDKARKRDADFTTLSGDPVEPVYGPRPGDSYEGFERIGWPGEYPFTRGLHPTGYRGRTWTIRQFAGFGNAEQTNERYKMILAAGGGGLSVAFDMPTLMGRDSDDPRSLGEVGHCGVAIDSAADMEVLFKDIPLGDVTTSMTISGPAVPVFCMYLVAAERQGVDPAVLNGTLQTDIFKEYIAQKEWLFPPEPHLRLIGDLMEHCAQGIPAYKPLSVSGYHIREAGATAAQELAYTLADGFGYVELGLSRGLDVDVFAPGLSFFFDAHLDFFEEIAKFRAARRIWARWMKEVYGAKTDKAQWLRFHTQTAGVSLTAQQPYNNVVRTAVEALSAVLGGTNSLHTNALDETLALPSEQAAEIALRTQQVLMEETGVANVADPLGGSWYVEQLTDRIEADAEKIFDQIKERGLRAHPDGQHPIGPITSGILRGIEDGWFTGEIAESAFRYQQALEKGEKKVVGVNVHHGSVTGDLEILRVSHEVEWEQVRVLGERKGRRDEAAVRASLDAMLAAARDGSNMIPPMLDAVRAEATLGEICDVLRDEWGVYVEPAGF, from the coding sequence ATGGACGCTGACGCCATCGAGGAAGGCCGCCGTCGCTGGCAGGCCCGTTACGACAAGGCCCGCAAGCGGGACGCCGACTTCACCACGCTCTCCGGCGACCCGGTCGAGCCCGTCTACGGGCCCCGCCCCGGAGACAGCTACGAGGGGTTCGAGCGCATCGGCTGGCCGGGCGAGTACCCCTTCACCCGGGGCCTCCACCCCACCGGCTACCGCGGCCGCACCTGGACCATCCGCCAGTTCGCCGGCTTCGGCAACGCCGAGCAGACCAACGAGCGGTACAAGATGATCCTCGCCGCCGGCGGCGGCGGACTCTCGGTCGCCTTCGACATGCCCACCCTGATGGGCCGCGACTCCGACGACCCCCGCTCGCTCGGCGAGGTCGGCCACTGCGGCGTCGCCATCGACTCCGCCGCCGACATGGAGGTCCTCTTCAAGGACATCCCGCTCGGCGACGTCACCACATCGATGACGATCTCCGGCCCCGCGGTCCCCGTCTTCTGCATGTACCTGGTCGCCGCCGAGCGCCAGGGCGTCGATCCGGCCGTGCTCAACGGCACGCTCCAGACCGACATCTTCAAGGAGTACATCGCGCAGAAGGAGTGGCTCTTCCCGCCCGAGCCGCACCTGCGCCTCATCGGCGACCTGATGGAGCACTGCGCGCAGGGCATCCCCGCGTACAAGCCGCTCTCCGTCTCCGGCTACCACATCCGCGAGGCCGGGGCGACGGCCGCGCAGGAGCTGGCGTACACCCTCGCCGACGGCTTCGGCTACGTCGAGCTCGGCCTCTCCCGCGGCCTCGACGTCGACGTCTTCGCGCCCGGCCTCTCCTTCTTCTTCGACGCGCACCTCGACTTCTTCGAGGAGATCGCCAAGTTCCGCGCCGCCCGCCGGATCTGGGCCCGCTGGATGAAGGAGGTCTACGGCGCCAAGACCGACAAGGCGCAGTGGCTCCGCTTCCACACCCAGACCGCCGGCGTCTCGCTCACCGCCCAGCAGCCGTACAACAACGTCGTGCGGACCGCGGTCGAGGCCCTCTCCGCCGTCCTCGGCGGCACCAACTCCCTCCACACCAACGCGCTCGACGAGACCCTCGCGCTCCCCAGCGAGCAGGCCGCCGAGATCGCGCTCCGCACCCAGCAGGTGCTGATGGAGGAGACCGGCGTCGCCAACGTGGCCGACCCGCTGGGCGGTTCCTGGTACGTCGAGCAGCTCACCGACCGCATCGAGGCCGACGCCGAGAAGATCTTCGACCAGATCAAGGAGCGCGGCCTGCGCGCCCACCCGGACGGTCAGCACCCGATCGGCCCGATCACCTCCGGCATCCTGCGCGGCATCGAGGACGGCTGGTTCACCGGCGAGATCGCCGAGTCCGCCTTCCGCTACCAGCAGGCCCTGGAGAAGGGCGAGAAGAAGGTCGTGGGCGTCAACGTCCACCACGGCTCGGTCACCGGCGACCTGGAGATCCTGCGGGTCAGCCACGAGGTCGAGTGGGAGCAGGTCCGGGTCCTCGGCGAGCGCAAGGGCCGGCGCGACGAGGCCGCGGTCCGCGCCTCCCTCGACGCCATGCTGGCGGCGGCCCGGGACGGCTCCAACATGATCCCGCCGATGCTCGACGCGGTCCGCGCCGAGGCCACCCTCGGCGAGATCTGCGACGTGCTCCGCGACGAGTGGGGCGTGTACGTGGAGCCCGCCGGCTTCTGA
- a CDS encoding MTH1187 family thiamine-binding protein has translation MIVAFSVTPLGVGEEVGAYVADAVRVVRESGLPNRTDAMFTSVEGEWDEVMDVVKRAVAAVEARAPRVSLVLKADIRPGVTDGLTAKVETVERHLAG, from the coding sequence GTGATCGTCGCGTTCTCCGTCACCCCGCTCGGTGTCGGCGAGGAGGTCGGCGCGTACGTCGCCGACGCCGTCCGGGTGGTCCGCGAGTCCGGCCTGCCGAACCGCACCGACGCCATGTTCACCAGCGTCGAGGGGGAGTGGGACGAGGTCATGGACGTGGTGAAGCGGGCCGTCGCGGCCGTCGAGGCCCGTGCCCCGCGCGTCTCCCTCGTCCTCAAGGCCGACATCCGGCCCGGCGTGACCGACGGTCTCACCGCCAAGGTCGAGACGGTGGAGCGCCACCTGGCCGGCTGA
- a CDS encoding TetR/AcrR family transcriptional regulator, whose amino-acid sequence MAQDAKGRETREKLLDGALRSLVEHGITGTSARSVAAAAGVNQALVFYHFGSVDELLAAACRRGAEQRVARHRDRLRAVTGLTELLAFGRRMHEEERDAGHVAVLAQLLAGAQSHPRLAPATAAGLDLWVEEIEAVLRRVLAGTPLDGFADPAGLARAVAASFVGLELYEGVDPEGAEAALTALEQLGALIAAVEELNPVARKAVAYTLRRSGGRGR is encoded by the coding sequence ATGGCTCAGGACGCCAAGGGGCGGGAGACCCGCGAGAAGCTGCTCGACGGCGCGCTGCGATCGCTCGTCGAGCACGGGATCACCGGGACCTCCGCCCGGTCCGTCGCCGCCGCCGCGGGGGTCAACCAGGCGCTGGTCTTCTACCACTTCGGGTCCGTCGACGAGCTGCTCGCCGCCGCCTGCCGGCGCGGGGCCGAGCAGCGGGTGGCCCGCCACCGCGACCGGCTCCGGGCCGTCACCGGTCTCACCGAGCTGCTCGCCTTCGGCCGCCGGATGCACGAGGAGGAGCGGGACGCCGGGCACGTCGCCGTCCTCGCCCAGCTGCTGGCCGGCGCCCAGAGCCACCCCAGGCTCGCGCCCGCCACCGCCGCCGGGCTCGACCTGTGGGTCGAGGAGATCGAGGCCGTGCTGCGGCGGGTGCTCGCCGGCACCCCGCTGGACGGCTTCGCCGACCCCGCCGGGCTGGCCCGGGCCGTGGCCGCCTCCTTCGTCGGGCTCGAACTCTACGAGGGCGTCGACCCGGAGGGCGCCGAGGCGGCCCTGACCGCGCTGGAGCAGCTGGGCGCGCTGATCGCCGCGGTGGAGGAGCTGAACCCGGTGGCGCGGAAGGCGGTCGCCTACACGCTGCGTCGATCGGGTGGACGGGGGCGCTAG
- a CDS encoding kelch motif-containing protein, whose protein sequence is MAYRPSKKFKKTLLGSGAVVVLAALNAPAAVSFASEKYHAYKIAQPGYKKKYGSWGGVSVPDGARINAIHAALLHTGKVLLIAGSGNNQKNFDAGTFDTVLWDPVKNTFKKIPTPEDFFCAGHSQLPDGRLLVAGGTARYEVLDGGVKKAGGGMRVKNESPDKAVTLKKGTRFRSPSGVEYVTTTDVTVPKAKREFEISYFKSGQMKPWKTKVTAAEARVFVEAVEEGPQGLTTEAAQYEVVGLKGEQADNVYGLAQKLTTEKQDFQGIKAAYEFDPKAEKYIPVAPMKDARWYPTLVGLQDGKVLAVSGLNDVGDVVPGDNEIYDPVTKKWSKGPFRYFPTYPSLFLTKGGKLLYTGSNAGYGPAEKGRAPGLWDLKTNKFTTLPGLTDPDQLETSASLILPPAQAQKVMVLGGGGVGESAKSTARTSIVDLNTDSPTFRDGPALPQGTRYLSSVLLPDDTVFTTGGSRDYRGRGGSDILKAQFYDPAANAFAAAADPTVGRNYHSEALLLPDGRVATFGSDPLFDDKDNTKLGTFEQRIEVFTPPYLHKAGADRPTLGEGPRELDRNGRATFKTKDAGRIAKARLMRPSAVTHTTDVEQRSVALELTRGKDGLTVTVDAPEDRTLVPPGWYMLFVTDDAGIPSEATWVQVKGD, encoded by the coding sequence ATGGCCTACCGGCCGTCCAAGAAGTTCAAGAAGACCCTGCTCGGCAGCGGCGCCGTCGTCGTCCTCGCGGCGCTCAACGCCCCCGCCGCCGTCTCCTTCGCCTCGGAGAAGTACCACGCCTACAAGATCGCCCAGCCCGGCTACAAGAAGAAGTACGGCTCCTGGGGCGGCGTCTCCGTCCCCGACGGGGCCCGGATCAACGCCATCCACGCCGCCCTGCTGCACACCGGCAAGGTGCTGCTGATCGCCGGCTCCGGCAACAACCAGAAGAACTTCGACGCGGGGACCTTCGACACCGTCCTGTGGGACCCGGTGAAGAACACCTTCAAGAAGATCCCCACCCCCGAGGACTTCTTCTGCGCCGGCCACAGCCAGCTCCCCGACGGGCGGCTCCTGGTGGCCGGCGGCACCGCCCGCTACGAGGTCCTCGACGGCGGGGTCAAGAAGGCCGGCGGCGGGATGCGGGTGAAGAACGAGAGCCCCGACAAGGCCGTCACGCTGAAGAAGGGCACCCGCTTCCGCTCCCCGTCCGGGGTCGAGTACGTGACCACCACCGACGTCACCGTCCCCAAGGCGAAGCGCGAGTTCGAGATCTCGTACTTCAAGAGCGGCCAGATGAAGCCGTGGAAGACCAAGGTGACCGCGGCCGAGGCCCGGGTCTTCGTCGAGGCCGTCGAGGAGGGCCCGCAGGGCCTCACCACCGAGGCCGCCCAGTACGAGGTCGTCGGGCTCAAGGGCGAGCAGGCGGACAACGTGTACGGCCTCGCCCAGAAGCTCACCACCGAGAAGCAGGACTTCCAGGGCATCAAGGCCGCCTACGAGTTCGACCCCAAGGCGGAGAAGTACATCCCGGTCGCCCCGATGAAGGACGCCCGCTGGTACCCGACCCTCGTCGGCCTCCAGGACGGCAAGGTCCTCGCCGTCTCCGGGCTCAACGACGTCGGCGACGTCGTCCCCGGCGACAACGAGATCTACGACCCCGTCACCAAGAAGTGGAGCAAGGGCCCCTTCCGCTACTTCCCCACCTACCCCTCGCTCTTCCTCACCAAGGGCGGCAAGCTCCTCTACACCGGCTCCAACGCCGGCTACGGGCCCGCCGAGAAGGGCCGCGCGCCGGGCCTGTGGGACCTGAAGACCAACAAGTTCACCACCCTGCCGGGCCTGACCGACCCCGACCAGCTGGAGACCTCCGCCTCGCTGATCCTGCCGCCGGCGCAGGCGCAGAAGGTGATGGTCCTCGGCGGCGGCGGGGTCGGCGAGTCCGCCAAGTCCACCGCGCGCACCTCCATCGTCGACCTGAACACCGACAGCCCGACCTTCCGGGACGGCCCCGCCCTCCCGCAGGGCACCCGCTACCTCAGCAGCGTCCTGCTCCCCGACGACACCGTCTTCACCACCGGCGGCTCGCGCGACTACCGCGGCCGCGGCGGCAGCGACATCCTCAAGGCCCAGTTCTACGACCCCGCCGCCAACGCCTTCGCGGCCGCCGCCGACCCCACCGTCGGCCGCAACTACCACTCGGAGGCGCTGCTGCTGCCCGACGGCCGGGTCGCCACCTTCGGCTCCGACCCGCTCTTCGACGACAAGGACAACACCAAGCTCGGCACCTTCGAGCAGCGCATCGAGGTCTTCACCCCGCCCTACCTGCACAAGGCCGGCGCCGACCGGCCGACCCTCGGCGAGGGCCCGCGGGAGCTCGACCGGAACGGCCGCGCCACCTTCAAGACCAAGGACGCAGGCCGGATCGCCAAGGCCCGCCTCATGCGGCCCAGCGCCGTCACCCACACCACCGACGTCGAACAGCGCTCGGTGGCCCTGGAGCTGACCAGGGGCAAGGACGGGCTCACCGTCACCGTGGACGCCCCCGAGGACCGCACCCTCGTGCCGCCCGGCTGGTACATGCTCTTCGTCACCGACGACGCCGGCATCCCCTCGGAGGCCACCTGGGTCCAGGTGAAGGGGGACTGA
- a CDS encoding DUF3817 domain-containing protein, whose amino-acid sequence MKSSVLTRYRVMAYVTAVMLLVLCGCMVAKYGFDTGEDLTFAVSQLHGVLYIVYLVFAFDLGSKARWSFGKIVWVLLSGTIPFAAFFVERKVVAEVKPLVSGAQPVPANA is encoded by the coding sequence ATGAAATCCAGCGTGCTGACCCGCTACCGCGTCATGGCGTACGTGACCGCCGTCATGCTGCTCGTGCTCTGCGGCTGCATGGTCGCCAAGTACGGCTTCGACACCGGCGAGGACCTGACCTTCGCGGTCTCCCAGCTGCACGGTGTCCTGTACATCGTCTACCTCGTCTTCGCCTTCGACCTGGGCTCCAAGGCCCGCTGGTCGTTCGGCAAGATCGTGTGGGTGCTGCTCTCCGGCACGATCCCCTTCGCCGCCTTCTTCGTCGAGCGCAAGGTCGTCGCCGAGGTGAAGCCGCTGGTCAGCGGCGCGCAGCCGGTTCCCGCCAACGCCTGA
- a CDS encoding ArsR/SmtB family transcription factor yields the protein MPYHLVFGEADPLRIRFAVSPLWETQSAVRVLARPGQQGYHLPWLRRIGGAARELELAPLQLLMPVRGHSPDFLYPPPLGPAASFEEELAAVRAVDPALVGPDLARALAGTPGAAESAEGRRLLADPAGAVERLADLLEAAWEALIAPHWPRLRALLEADVAYHSRRLAEGGLERLLGELHPSFTWDPEAAVLEVGGYRGEHVRALGGQGLVLMPSVFIWPEVVSGFEEPWQPTVVYPVRGIGGLWTESRERTPEALARLLGPVRADVLCALDEPTGTTALAHRLGRAPSSVSAHLSVLRDAGLLTARRYGHQVLYERTPLGIAVSQPDVG from the coding sequence GTGCCGTATCACCTCGTCTTCGGTGAGGCCGATCCGCTGCGGATCCGGTTCGCCGTGTCGCCGCTGTGGGAGACCCAGTCGGCCGTGCGGGTGCTCGCGCGGCCGGGGCAGCAGGGGTACCACCTGCCGTGGCTGCGGCGGATCGGCGGGGCGGCGCGGGAGCTGGAGCTGGCGCCGCTGCAGCTGCTCATGCCGGTGCGGGGGCATTCGCCGGACTTCCTGTACCCGCCGCCGCTGGGGCCCGCCGCCTCCTTCGAGGAGGAGCTGGCCGCCGTGCGGGCGGTCGATCCGGCGCTGGTCGGGCCGGATCTCGCCCGGGCGCTGGCCGGTACGCCGGGGGCGGCGGAGAGCGCGGAGGGCCGGCGGCTGCTCGCCGACCCCGCGGGCGCGGTGGAGCGGCTGGCGGATCTGCTGGAGGCCGCCTGGGAGGCGCTGATCGCCCCGCACTGGCCCCGGCTGCGGGCGCTGCTCGAAGCGGACGTCGCGTACCACTCGCGGCGGCTGGCGGAGGGCGGTCTGGAGCGGCTGCTGGGCGAGCTGCACCCGTCCTTCACCTGGGACCCGGAGGCGGCGGTCCTGGAGGTGGGCGGCTACCGCGGCGAGCACGTGCGGGCGCTGGGCGGGCAGGGGCTCGTGCTGATGCCGTCGGTGTTCATCTGGCCGGAGGTGGTGAGCGGTTTCGAGGAGCCGTGGCAGCCGACGGTGGTGTATCCGGTGCGCGGGATCGGCGGGCTGTGGACGGAGTCGCGGGAGCGGACGCCGGAGGCCCTGGCCCGGCTGCTCGGCCCGGTCCGGGCGGACGTGCTGTGCGCGCTCGACGAGCCGACGGGGACGACGGCCCTCGCGCACCGACTGGGGCGGGCGCCGTCGTCGGTCTCGGCGCACCTCTCCGTGCTGCGGGACGCGGGGCTGCTGACCGCGCGCCGTTACGGCCACCAGGTGCTGTACGAGCGGACGCCGCTGGGGATCGCGGTGTCGCAGCCGGACGTCGGCTGA
- a CDS encoding MarR family transcriptional regulator yields MPKPLSLPFDPIARADELWQKRWGPVPSMAAITSIMRAHQILLAEVDAVVKPYGLTFARYEALVLLTFSKEGELPMSKIGERLMVHPTSVTNTVDRLVKSGLVDKRPNPNDGRGTLASITEKGREVVESATRDLMEMEFGLGAYDAEECAEIFALLRPLRVAAHDFDEG; encoded by the coding sequence GTGCCGAAGCCGCTCAGTCTCCCCTTCGACCCCATCGCCCGCGCCGACGAACTCTGGCAGAAGCGCTGGGGCCCGGTCCCCTCGATGGCCGCGATCACCTCGATCATGCGCGCCCACCAGATCCTGCTGGCCGAGGTGGACGCCGTGGTCAAGCCGTACGGGCTGACCTTCGCCCGCTACGAGGCCCTGGTGCTGCTGACCTTCTCCAAGGAGGGCGAGCTGCCGATGTCGAAGATCGGCGAGCGGCTGATGGTCCACCCCACCTCGGTGACGAACACGGTGGACCGCCTGGTGAAGTCGGGCCTGGTCGACAAGCGCCCCAACCCCAACGACGGGCGCGGCACCCTCGCCTCCATCACCGAGAAGGGTCGCGAGGTGGTCGAGTCCGCCACCCGCGACCTGATGGAGATGGAGTTCGGCCTGGGCGCGTACGACGCCGAGGAGTGCGCCGAGATCTTCGCCCTGCTGCGCCCCCTGCGGGTCGCGGCGCACGACTTCGACGAGGGCTGA
- a CDS encoding MFS transporter, giving the protein MPPTTPTAAAASETPPPPEPTAAPAAGAADASPTGYAAVFRVREFRWVFGAHLLSLLGLVVSEIALTVLVYDLTRSPLLSSLTFALGFLPYLLGGTLLAGLADRHPPRRVLVVCDLVCAGAVALMVLPATPVAGLLALRCAVAAVAPVFQGTRMATLADILGDGDLFVLGRSLLRIVSQSALLAGFGVGGVLLTAVPPRGAIALTAGTFLLSALLLRLGTARRPARAADRREGLGATWSLLRDRRIRALMLLFWVPPLFVVVPEALAAPYADELGVSTAALGLLMCAMPVGTIAGELLAGAVLRPATRSRLVAPLLLAGFLPFLLYALRPGPALAALALVLAGAAGAYTLGLDAWFVAAVPEERRGRAMTLMTAGMMTVQGVGMAGAGLVAEFVPVHLTVAGAGVLATVAVAALLAESRAAAGRKMRRG; this is encoded by the coding sequence ATGCCCCCGACCACACCCACCGCCGCCGCCGCGTCCGAGACCCCGCCCCCGCCGGAGCCCACGGCCGCGCCCGCGGCCGGAGCCGCCGACGCCTCCCCGACCGGTTACGCCGCCGTCTTCCGGGTCCGGGAGTTCCGGTGGGTGTTCGGGGCGCACCTGCTGTCACTGCTCGGGCTCGTCGTCAGCGAGATCGCGCTCACCGTGCTCGTCTACGACCTCACGCGCTCCCCGCTGCTCTCCTCCCTCACCTTCGCCCTCGGCTTCCTCCCGTACCTCCTCGGCGGCACCCTGCTGGCCGGGCTCGCCGACCGGCACCCGCCCCGCCGGGTGCTCGTCGTCTGCGACCTGGTCTGCGCCGGGGCCGTCGCGCTGATGGTGCTGCCCGCCACCCCGGTCGCCGGGCTCCTCGCGCTGCGCTGCGCCGTCGCCGCCGTCGCGCCCGTCTTCCAGGGGACGCGGATGGCGACGCTCGCCGACATCCTGGGCGACGGCGACCTCTTCGTCCTCGGCCGCTCCCTCCTCCGGATCGTCTCCCAGTCCGCCCTGCTCGCCGGCTTCGGCGTCGGCGGCGTCCTGCTCACCGCCGTGCCCCCGCGCGGCGCCATCGCCCTCACCGCCGGCACCTTCCTCCTCTCCGCGCTCCTGCTGCGCCTCGGCACCGCCCGCCGGCCCGCCCGCGCCGCGGACCGGCGCGAGGGCCTCGGCGCCACCTGGTCACTGCTGCGGGACCGGCGGATCCGGGCCCTGATGCTGCTCTTCTGGGTGCCGCCGCTCTTCGTCGTCGTCCCGGAGGCCCTCGCCGCGCCCTACGCGGACGAGCTCGGCGTCTCCACCGCCGCCCTCGGCCTCCTCATGTGCGCCATGCCCGTCGGCACCATCGCCGGCGAGCTGCTGGCCGGCGCCGTGCTGCGCCCCGCCACCCGCTCCCGGCTGGTCGCCCCGCTCCTCCTCGCCGGCTTCCTCCCCTTCCTCCTCTACGCGCTCCGCCCCGGCCCCGCGCTCGCCGCGCTCGCCCTCGTGCTGGCCGGCGCCGCCGGCGCGTACACCCTCGGGCTCGACGCCTGGTTCGTCGCCGCCGTCCCGGAGGAGCGGCGGGGGAGGGCCATGACCCTCATGACGGCCGGGATGATGACCGTCCAGGGCGTCGGCATGGCCGGCGCCGGGCTGGTCGCCGAGTTCGTCCCCGTCCACCTGACCGTCGCGGGCGCCGGGGTCCTCGCCACCGTCGCCGTCGCCGCCCTGCTGGCCGAGAGCCGCGCGGCGGCCGGCCGAAAGATGAGACGGGGCTGA
- a CDS encoding cellulose synthase catalytic subunit: MRPGGYDYDTYSRLAGPLTEPDTAEYQVQYTSLLSKEPHRIRAVLLMALAPLLSAVLLAYLVWPTHWTVREGDDTWRVPYDTVMLVSIGLICLFMLVNVTSIAHATMVARDPVPVYPAKGTRVAFLTTYVPGKEPLAMVRGTLEAAVRMRHDGTLHVWLLDEGDSDEAKALCAELGVRHFTRAGVPEWNRRKGPHKAKTKHGNYNAWLAMHGDAYDYFASVDTDHVPLPNFLERMLGYFRDPDIAFVVGPQVYGNYTGAVTKAAESQQFLFHALIQRAGNRYRAPMFVGTNNVVRIAALKQIGGLYDSITEDMATGFELHRRKNPATGRRWRSVYTPDVLAVGEGPESWTDFFTQQLRWSRGTYETIIKQYWKAPFSMPPGRLLNYTLMLVYYPMTAVNWLLGILSCVLYLWLGASGTQVSSQVWLMIYSDAVALQIGLYLWNRRHNVSPHEPEGSGGLAGMVMSALSAPIYLKSLGSALLRTRGRFVVTPKGGAASPDRVLTFRIHLYWAVVLVASLVASVRFDHTHAAMRTWAVLALVIALAPVTVWTWTLLRDRRARALRERARTRTRDRRLALAPKGIELRTVPPLPQFPPLPPHPPATPAPTTTGGN; this comes from the coding sequence GTGCGGCCGGGAGGCTACGACTACGACACCTACAGCCGACTCGCCGGTCCCCTCACGGAACCGGACACGGCGGAGTACCAGGTGCAGTACACGAGTCTGCTCTCGAAGGAACCGCACCGAATACGAGCCGTCCTCCTCATGGCCCTCGCGCCGCTGCTCTCCGCGGTGCTCCTGGCCTACCTGGTCTGGCCCACCCACTGGACCGTCCGCGAGGGCGACGACACCTGGCGGGTGCCGTACGACACGGTGATGCTCGTGTCGATCGGCCTCATCTGCCTCTTCATGCTGGTGAACGTCACCTCGATCGCGCACGCCACCATGGTCGCCCGCGACCCCGTCCCGGTGTACCCCGCGAAGGGCACCCGGGTCGCCTTCCTCACCACGTACGTGCCCGGCAAGGAACCCCTCGCCATGGTGCGCGGCACCCTGGAGGCCGCCGTCCGCATGCGGCACGACGGCACCCTGCACGTCTGGCTCCTCGACGAGGGCGACTCCGACGAGGCCAAGGCCCTCTGCGCCGAACTCGGCGTCCGGCACTTCACCCGGGCCGGCGTGCCCGAGTGGAACCGCCGCAAGGGCCCCCACAAGGCGAAGACCAAGCACGGCAACTACAACGCCTGGCTCGCCATGCACGGCGACGCCTACGACTACTTCGCCTCGGTCGACACCGACCACGTCCCGCTCCCGAACTTCCTGGAGCGGATGCTCGGCTACTTCCGCGACCCCGACATCGCCTTCGTCGTCGGACCGCAGGTCTACGGCAACTACACCGGTGCCGTCACCAAGGCCGCCGAGTCCCAGCAGTTCCTCTTCCACGCGCTCATCCAGCGCGCCGGGAACCGCTACCGCGCCCCCATGTTCGTCGGCACCAACAACGTCGTCCGGATCGCCGCGCTCAAGCAGATCGGCGGCCTCTACGACTCCATCACCGAGGACATGGCCACCGGCTTCGAGCTGCACCGCCGCAAGAACCCGGCCACCGGCCGCCGCTGGCGCTCCGTCTACACCCCCGACGTGCTCGCCGTCGGCGAGGGCCCCGAGTCCTGGACGGACTTCTTCACCCAGCAGCTCCGCTGGTCCCGGGGGACGTACGAGACGATCATCAAGCAGTACTGGAAGGCGCCGTTCAGCATGCCGCCCGGCCGCCTCCTCAACTACACGCTGATGCTCGTCTACTACCCCATGACGGCCGTCAACTGGCTGCTCGGCATCCTCAGCTGCGTCCTCTACCTGTGGCTCGGCGCCTCCGGCACCCAGGTCTCCTCCCAGGTCTGGCTCATGATCTACAGCGACGCCGTCGCCCTCCAGATCGGCCTCTACCTCTGGAACCGCCGCCACAACGTCTCCCCGCACGAACCCGAGGGCTCCGGCGGCCTCGCCGGCATGGTGATGTCCGCGCTCTCCGCGCCCATCTACCTGAAGTCCCTCGGCTCCGCGCTGCTGCGCACCCGCGGTCGCTTCGTCGTCACCCCCAAGGGCGGCGCCGCCAGCCCCGACCGGGTCCTCACCTTCCGCATCCACCTCTACTGGGCGGTCGTCCTCGTCGCCTCCCTGGTGGCCTCGGTCCGCTTCGACCACACCCACGCGGCCATGCGCACCTGGGCGGTCCTCGCCCTGGTCATCGCGCTCGCCCCGGTCACCGTCTGGACCTGGACCCTGCTGCGTGACCGGCGGGCCCGGGCGCTCCGCGAGCGGGCCCGCACGCGGACCCGCGACCGCCGTCTCGCCCTCGCCCCGAAGGGGATCGAGCTGCGCACCGTACCGCCGCTGCCGCAGTTCCCGCCCCTGCCCCCGCACCCGCCCGCGACCCCCGCGCCCACGACGACCGGAGGGAACTGA